The window TGGGCGGCGTGCTGAAGACGCAGGGTGTGCTGCCCGAAGCCCTCGACTGCTGCACCCAGGCCATCGCCGCCGCCCCGAACGATCCGCGCGCGCATGACATGCTCGGCACGGTGCTTCGGGCTGCTGGCCGCGTCGACGAGGCCATCGCCAGCCACGAGCGCGCCCTGGCCCTCTACCCGAACGCGGCGGGCGGCTGGCAGAACCTCGCGGGCGCGCTCCAGCTAGCAGGCCGCACCCAGGAAGCGGTCGCCGCCTACCGGCACAGCCTCGCACTGAACCCCGACAGCCCTGCCACCCACAGCAGCTTGATCTTCGCACTGGACCTGTTGCACGGCGCATCGGAGGAGCGGCTGGCCGAGCGCCGCCGCTGGAACGAGCGCTTTGGGCAGGCGTGGCGTGAGCGGCCGCCAGCCTTCGCCAACACCCGCGAACTGGAGCGCCGGCTGCGCGTCGGCTACGTCTCGGCGGACTTCTGCAACCATTCGGCGGCCACCGTCTTCATGCCAGTGTTGCGCGCCCATGACCGCACCCAGGTGCAGGTCTTCTGCTACTCTGGCACGCCGGTTACTGACGCCGTCACCGCCGAGGCCCACGCGCTCGCCGACCGCTGGCATGACACCCGCTTCCTCTCCGACGACCGGCTTGAGGCCCAGATCAGAGCGGACCGGATCGACGTGCTGGTGGACCTCTCGGGCCACACCCTCGGGAACCGCCTGCCAGTCTTCGCACGGAAGGCTGCGCCCGTCCAGGTGACCGCCTGGGGCTACGCCACCGGCACCGGCCTCGACGCGATGAACGCGTTCCTGGCGGATGCGGTCGTCGTCCCGCCTGCCGAGGCGGCCCGCTACGCCGAGCGGATCGTCCACCTGCCGGCCGTGATCTGCTTCGAGCCGCCAGCCGGTCTGCCCGAGATCGCCCCGTTGCCAGCCCTGGAGCGCGGCCACATCACGTTCGGCGCGTTCAACCGCCTTCCGAAGATCACCCCCGAGACGCGCACAGCCTGGGCTGCCGTCCTCCGGGCCGTCCCGACCGCCCGGCTGCTGGTCAAGACGGGCGCGCAGGACTCACCGGCCGCCGTCCAGCAACTCGCCGACGACCTCGTCGCGCTGGGCGTCGAGCGGGACCGTCTCGAACTGCGCCGGCCGACGCCGCGCCTGGAGCACCTGGCTGCCCACGCCGATATCGACCTGATGCTGGATTCGTTCCCGCACACGGGCGGCGTTACCACGGTCGAGGCGCTGATGATGGGGGTACCGGTCATCACGCTGCTGGGCGAGGGCGTGGCGGCCCGGCTGTCGGCGTCGTTCCTGTCGGCGCTCGGCCTTGCTGAGCTGGTCGCCACTCGTTCGGAGCAGTTCGTCGCACTGGCGCAGGCAGTTGCCGGCCGGCTCCCCTGGCTCGCGGAGCAGCGCGCCACCCTCCGCGACCGACTGTTCGCCTCGCCCATCGGGGACAGCCGCGCGTACACCCGCGCCGTCGAGGCCGCCTACCGCGATCTCTGGCGCTCCTGGTGCACGAAGCCGTCAGCCTGACAGATAGCAACAACACTCCGTCGCGTTTGCTATCCTCTGCGTTGTGCAAGAGGGAGCCCTCTGGCAGCATCCCGTCGAGCAACTGCTTCTGGGCAGCCTGGGCATTCTGCCAATGGCGCCGCTCGCAACCGTGGAGCCGACGCAGTTGCCATCTGTCCTGCGTCGCGTTGAGGAACGTCTCCGCCAGGAGGCCTCCCCGACGAGTGCGGACGAGCTGTGGGCCGCAACGTATCTGCTGCTCGGCCTGCGGTATGATGATCGTACGGTGAGCGAGGTGGTGACACGTATGAGCTGGCTTCAGGAATCCTCAACCTACCAGGCAATACGCAGAGAAGGCCTCGCCGAGGGGCGTGCAGTGGGACAGCTTGAGGGCCGTGCCGAGGGGCGGGTCGACACCGCCCGGCGCTTCATCCTTGACCTGGGCTCCGACAAGTTCGGCGCGCCGAGCCAGACCACCACGTCCATTCTGGAGAGCATCTCTGACCTCTCCATCCTCGAACGGCTGCACCGCAGGATTCTCACGGCAAGCACCTGGGCTGAGCTGCTGGCATCGGAACGGCTCGGGTAGTACAGCTACGGCAGCACAGCCGAACGCGTCAGCGCCGCGCACCCCGGACATGATGAAGCCCCGTCGCCGTTCGTGGCGACGGGGCTTCGTGGTGTGAACGGCTGCGATCAGCGGCCGGCGGCCGACGCCGACAGCTCCTCGGCCCGCTTGACCACCATCTCGATGGGGCCCTGCATGTAGAACGCCTGCTCCGGCAGCGCGTCGTGCTTACCCTCAAGGATCTCCTTGAAGCCGCGCACCGTGTCCGCGATCCGCACGTACTGCCCCGGGGTGCCCGTGAACGCCTCGGCCACGAACATCGGCTGGGTCAGGAAGCGCTGGATCTTGCGGGCGCGTGACACAGTCAGGCGGTCGTCCTCGGACAGCTCGTCGATACCGAGGATCGCGATGATGTCCTGCAGGTCGCGGTACCGCTGCAGCACTCGCTGCACTTCGAGCGCCACGTTGTAGTGCTCGTCGCCGACCACCAGCGGATCGAGCACACGGGACTTCGAGGCCAGCGGGTCAATCGCCGGGAACAGCGCCTGCTCGGCCAGCGACCGCTCGAGGTTGATCGTCGAGTCGAGGTGCGCGAACACCGACGAGGGCGCAGGGTCCGTGTAGTCGTCAGCAGGCACGTACACGGCCTGGAGCGACGTGATCGACCCGACCTTCGTCGAGGTGATCCGCTCCTGCAGCTGACCGACCTCCGTGGCCAGCGTCGGCTGGTACCCCACGGCGGAGGGGAGCCGTCCGAGCAGCGCCGACACCTCGGAGCCCGCCTGCGTGAAGCGGAAGATGTTGTCGATGAAGAGGAGCACGTCCTCGCCGCGATCCCGGAAGAACTCGGCGAGCGTCACGCCCGTCAGCCCGACCCGCTGGCGCGCGCCAGGCGGCTCGTTCATCTGGCCGAACACCATCACGGTGTTCTTCATCACGTCCGCCTCGATCATCTCATGCCAGAGGTCGTTCCCCTCACGGGAGCGCTCACCCACGCCGGCGAACACGGAGTGACCGCCGTGCTGCTTGGCGACGTTGTTGATCAGCTCCTGGATGATGACCGTCTTACCGACGCCCGCGCCGCCGAACACGCCGATCTTCCCGCCCTTGCGGAAGGGAGCGATCAGGTCGATAACCTTCACGCCCGTCTCGAAGACCTCAGGCTGCGTGACCTGATCCTCAAACGTCGGAGCGGGGCGGTGGATCGGGTAGTACAGGTCGGAGACGACGTCGCCGGCCTCGTCAATCGGCCTGCCGAGCACGTTGAAGATGCGCCCGAGCGTCACGTCGCCCACGGGCACCTTGATCGGCGCGCCGGTATCGACGGCCTCGACGCCGCGCTTCAGGCCGTCGGTGGTGCCCATCGCGACGCAGCGGACCCAGTTGTTGCCCAGGTGCTGCTGCACCTCGGCGACGAGGGTCGTCTCCGTGCCGACGCTCCCCTGGGTGACCAGCGGGATCTCGACGGCATTGTAGATGTCTGGGAGCTGGTCCGGCGGGAACTCGACGTCCACGACCGGGCCAATGACCTGGATGACCTTGCCGGTTGCCACTCTGACCTCCTGCGGGTCATCAGTGGTCAGTCATCAGTTCTCAGAAGCGGTGTTCTCGTCTCTGAAAACTGACGACTGATGACTGATAACTACCTGCTCTGCGCTGCCATGAACTCTGCCGCCGAGGCGATCTCGATAACCTCACGCGTGATCGCCGCCTGACGCGTCTTGTTGTAGACCAGCGTCAGATCCTTGATGAGATCCTGGGCATTCTGGTTTGCGTTCCGCATCGCGACCATGCGGGCGCTCTGCTCGCTCGCCTGGGCCTCCAGAATCGCCTCGTAGATGAGCACTTCGACGTAGCGCGGCAGCAGCTCGTTGAGGATCGACTTCGGGTCAGGCTCGAAGATGTAGTCGACCGGCCTGGCCGGCTCGTCCCCGCCGGAGACGATGGGCAGGATCTTCTGCACGCGGGGCCGCTGCGTCAGCGTGGAGATGTACTCCGGATAGACGAGGTAGCACTCGTCCATCCGGCGCTCCATGAAGCTCTCCATCACGTTCCGAGCAATCGGGATGATCTGCTCGTAGGTCGGGCGGTCCCCGATGCCGGTGATGCTGGCGAAGATCTTGTAGCCGCGCCGCGCCATGAAGTCCTGGCCCTTGCGCCCGATGGTCATCAGCTCGACCGGGTGCGTCTGCGCC is drawn from Chloroflexota bacterium and contains these coding sequences:
- a CDS encoding tetratricopeptide repeat protein, whose protein sequence is MKQRRFQAGPPGRGGARTLTPQPSPLQQVLAQGLAAHQAGRLAEAEARYRRVLAADPSHADALHLLGLLALQCGQPGVAVDLISQAIRHQPNAAVYHSNLGVAHQRLEQHAEAADCYDRALTLDPNQIDALSNRGVSLRALGRLDDALQGYERALRLRSDQPDLLTGRGAALADLGRLDEAEASLRRVLGAHPSHAEALFTLGGVLKTQGVLPEALDCCTQAIAAAPNDPRAHDMLGTVLRAAGRVDEAIASHERALALYPNAAGGWQNLAGALQLAGRTQEAVAAYRHSLALNPDSPATHSSLIFALDLLHGASEERLAERRRWNERFGQAWRERPPAFANTRELERRLRVGYVSADFCNHSAATVFMPVLRAHDRTQVQVFCYSGTPVTDAVTAEAHALADRWHDTRFLSDDRLEAQIRADRIDVLVDLSGHTLGNRLPVFARKAAPVQVTAWGYATGTGLDAMNAFLADAVVVPPAEAARYAERIVHLPAVICFEPPAGLPEIAPLPALERGHITFGAFNRLPKITPETRTAWAAVLRAVPTARLLVKTGAQDSPAAVQQLADDLVALGVERDRLELRRPTPRLEHLAAHADIDLMLDSFPHTGGVTTVEALMMGVPVITLLGEGVAARLSASFLSALGLAELVATRSEQFVALAQAVAGRLPWLAEQRATLRDRLFASPIGDSRAYTRAVEAAYRDLWRSWCTKPSA
- the atpG gene encoding ATP synthase F1 subunit gamma, whose translation is MPSLQDIRRRIRGVRNTAQITKAMELVAASRMRRAQLRVTAARPYAETMRTFISELAAVAAGSQSDELHPLLEQREVDTVGIIVITADRGLCGALNANVIRRASELILAQTHPVELMTIGRKGQDFMARRGYKIFASITGIGDRPTYEQIIPIARNVMESFMERRMDECYLVYPEYISTLTQRPRVQKILPIVSGGDEPARPVDYIFEPDPKSILNELLPRYVEVLIYEAILEAQASEQSARMVAMRNANQNAQDLIKDLTLVYNKTRQAAITREVIEIASAAEFMAAQSR
- the atpD gene encoding F0F1 ATP synthase subunit beta, producing MATGKVIQVIGPVVDVEFPPDQLPDIYNAVEIPLVTQGSVGTETTLVAEVQQHLGNNWVRCVAMGTTDGLKRGVEAVDTGAPIKVPVGDVTLGRIFNVLGRPIDEAGDVVSDLYYPIHRPAPTFEDQVTQPEVFETGVKVIDLIAPFRKGGKIGVFGGAGVGKTVIIQELINNVAKQHGGHSVFAGVGERSREGNDLWHEMIEADVMKNTVMVFGQMNEPPGARQRVGLTGVTLAEFFRDRGEDVLLFIDNIFRFTQAGSEVSALLGRLPSAVGYQPTLATEVGQLQERITSTKVGSITSLQAVYVPADDYTDPAPSSVFAHLDSTINLERSLAEQALFPAIDPLASKSRVLDPLVVGDEHYNVALEVQRVLQRYRDLQDIIAILGIDELSEDDRLTVSRARKIQRFLTQPMFVAEAFTGTPGQYVRIADTVRGFKEILEGKHDALPEQAFYMQGPIEMVVKRAEELSASAAGR